Below is a window of Pocillopora verrucosa isolate sample1 chromosome 6, ASM3666991v2, whole genome shotgun sequence DNA.
ATTTTTCCCAGAGGCTATTCtcattaaacttaaaaaataatgttaatgtGGTCCTTGTACTCACACGTCACTTTTGGTAGAATATTTCCCGTAAAGCAGCGCCTCAAAAGCTGTCCACTTCAGAGGGATACGTCCCTTAATGAAAAGCATATTGAATTGATCGGCAAAAGTGTAGAAAAGAGCAAGAATGAAAGTCATAACTTTGGTGTAGTAGACTGATCACACATCCCTACCTTGGTTGACAAATTCTAGCGGTATATATGTTGGAGAACAGCAAACAGAGCCAGTGATTAACTGAAAATCTAAAAACACAGACAAACACTCTCCCTAGCTAATTTCGACACCAACTTTTGGCTCAAAATAGTTAAGTACCTTTGACCTCATTTGATAAATATTATCATCTAGGACATCTCTGGCCATACCAaagtctgtcactttacacGTTTCCCCCGCTCCAACGAACACATTACGAGCTGCAAGGTCTCGATGGATAATCTAcgacaaataaaatcaaatctTTAATGTTGAAACGAATTAAGGGGGATCCAGAagaatttaatgaaaagaaaaaagtggcGACAAATGTCCGATTTCAGCAACATGTGTCAAAGTAACATTTCAGCAAGTAGATAACGTTCCTGCTTACTGGTATCGATGACAAATACGACATTCCATCGGCAACTTGCCACGCAAACTTCATAAGCTGCTCtgacgtcagatttgtttgtggtttgatatccgggtcttcGAAGTAAGTATCATTcaatccacggctctttctgAGGTATCCCAATAAATCTCCATAGGGAATGTATTCAATCAACACCATCAATGGCTCTGTAGAGCATGAGAAACATGAAATATGTTTATACTATGCAAGAGATCTGCtggaaaatgatgaaaataattgtttgggcttttaaagtatatttttccACATTTACCAGATTTCGTGACACATCCCAGAAGTTCAGTGACATGAGGATGAGCATCGAGTTCCTTCATCAATCGAAGTTCG
It encodes the following:
- the LOC131771545 gene encoding tyrosine kinase receptor Cad96Ca-like, coding for MLKDDASESDRKDLMSELRLMKELDAHPHVTELLGCVTKSEPLMVLIEYIPYGDLLGYLRKSRGLNDTYFEDPDIKPQTNLTSEQLMKFAWQVADGMSYLSSIPIIHRDLAARNVFVGAGETCKVTDFGMARDVLDDNIYQMRSKGRIPLKWTAFEALLYGKYSTKSDVWSYGVLLYEIFTIGGSPYPKMDGRQILTSLEAGYRMPRPQHVDNKLYDLMTNCWKHDPNLRPSFEDIRKTLKEMEDHHKGLINLENYDDRLYVNVDDLAE